One segment of Triticum aestivum cultivar Chinese Spring chromosome 2A, IWGSC CS RefSeq v2.1, whole genome shotgun sequence DNA contains the following:
- the LOC123185999 gene encoding pathogenesis-related protein PRMS-like has product MQQMTMSPSICVAILFLALVSPSPSSASINNNNGVAVAAPSVPTATQFLQAHNDARRAVGVAPLTWNSTLEQDAERYAGRLGIRCKLEPLKWDAPRIYGLNTYWGSGFNDGAAVTGSWVYEQQSYDHRANACAPGKVCVSYTQVVWNTTRELGCAHCTCRSSRDTVAVCRYFPPGNYRGVPPY; this is encoded by the coding sequence ATGCAGCAGATGACCATGTCTCCTTCCATCTGCGTCGCCATCTTGTTTCTTGCACTGGTCTCGCCTTCGCCATCATCAGCCAGCATTAACAACAACAATGGCGTCGCCGTCGCGGCCCCTAGCGTGCCCACGGCGACGCAGTTCCTGCAGGCGCACAACGACGCGCGCCGGGCGGTCGGCGTGGCACCCCTGACGTGGAACTCGACGCTGGAGCAGGACGCCGAGAGATACGCGGGCCGGCTTGGTATCCGCTGCAAGCTGGAGCCGCTGAAGTGGGACGCCCCGCGTATCTACGGGCTGAACACCTACTGGGGCAGTGGGTTCAACGATGGCGCCGCCGTCACTGGCTCGTGGGTGTACGAGCAGCAGTCGTACGACCACCGCGCCAACGCGTGCGCGCCCGGCAAGGTATGCGTGTCGTACACGCAGGTGGTGTGGAACACCACGCGAGAGCTCGGCTGCGCCCACTGCACCTGCCGGAGCAGCCGCGACACCGTGGCTGTCTGCAGATACTTCCCTCCCGGCAACTACCGCGGCGTTCCGCCATACTGA